A single window of Eucalyptus grandis isolate ANBG69807.140 chromosome 1, ASM1654582v1, whole genome shotgun sequence DNA harbors:
- the LOC104441587 gene encoding V-type proton ATPase subunit D gives MSGQSQRLNVVPTVTMLGIMKARLVGATRGHALLKKKSDALTVQFRQILKKIVSTKESMGDIMKASSFALTEAKYVAGENVKHVVLENVQNASLKVRSRQENVAGVKLPKFEYFTDGETKNALTGLARGGQQVQLCRAAYVKAIEVLVELASLQTSFLTLDEAIKTTNRRVNALENVVKPRLENTISYIKGELDELEREDFFRLKKIQGYKKREIERQLASAKRFAEEQFAEKVSLHKGVSINTAHNLLSVAMEKDEDIIF, from the coding sequence ATGTCTGGTCAAAGCCAGCGGCTGAATGTGGTTCCTACCGTCACGATGCTTGGAATCATGAAGGCTCGCCTTGTTGGTGCTACAAGAGGCCATGCTCTACTCAAGAAGAAGAGTGATGCTTTAACTGTGCAGTTTCGTCAGATCCTGAAGAAAATTGTATCGACAAAGGAATCAATGGGGGACATCATGAAAGCATCCTCATTTGCCCTGACTGAGGCCAAGTATGTTGCTGGCGAAAACGTCAAGCACGTTGTTCTGGAAAACGTTCAGAATGCTTCTTTGAAAGTCCGATCCCGACAAGAGAATGTTGCTGGTGTGAAGCTTCCCAAATTCGAATATTTTACTGATGGGGAGACCAAGAATGCCCTGACCGGATTAGCCAGAGGTGGTCAACAAGTTCAGCTTTGTCGTGCTGCTTATGTGAAAGCCATTGAGGTTCTTGTGGAGCTTGCTTCGCTGCAAACATCATTCCTGACTCTTGATGAGGCTATTAAGACCACCAATCGTAGAGTGAATGCACTGGAGAATGTTGTGAAGCCCAGGTTGGAGAACACTATAAGTTATATCAAGGGTGAGTTGGATGAACTCGAGAGGGAAGATTTTTTTAGGCTGAAGAAGATTCAGGGatataagaagagagaaatagagagacaGCTTGCATCTGCCAAGAGATTTGCAGAAGAGCAGTTTGCAGAGAAGGTTTCCTTGCATAAAGGAGTTTCCATCAATACAGCCCACAACTTGTTATCGGTAGCAATGGAGAAGGACGAGGATATCATTTTCTGA